The genome window AAGGTGTCGGGAAAGTGCACAAGGTGCATCCGGAAGTGCCGATTTTCATCGGCTCGCTTGACGAAAAGCTGAGCGATAAAGGCTACATACTGCCCGGGCTCGGCGATGCCGGCGACAGGATGTTCGGCACGGTCTGACATTTCAAACCGGTTCGCGGCGTATAACCTGAGCATAATTAAAACGGTGAGAAAAAGCCGCCTTTTGGCGGCTTTTTCCTTTTTTAAGGCGGGACTGGTGTTTGAAAATCTGGTCCGTCCGGCACTTTCAGCCCGGCCCGCAAGTTGTAAATTTCCGGCGTTTTGTGTGCTAAAATAAGTACATGAAGAAAATAAGAAATCTCATTATTATCGGCGCGCTGCTGCTTACTGGCACCTGGGCGGTCTGCGCGCCGGTTACTCAGCTTCAGGAGGCGGGTTCTGCCAGCAGCACAATACAGTTTCCGCCACCTCCGGCCGCGGGATCCGAGGAGGACCGCGCGGACAATGCAGCAGTGCATAAATGGCAGGACGAGCGGACAGAGCAGCAATGCGCGGCCGCCAACGCGCAGGCCTACGCCACCTATGAGGAACTTTTCGGCGGGCTCAGTCCCTTTAAAAAACCGGTTCCGGAAAACGTGCAGAGCATCCTGACGCACTTGCGCAAGGAAGTGAATGACACCAATGTCCAGATCAAAAACCGTTATAAACGGCCCCGGCCTTTCCGTATGGACAGCACCATTGACCCTTGCCTTGGCCGTATTGGCGGATATTCCTATCCGAGTGGACACGCGGCGATTTCGCGGATGTTCGGGCGGCTGCTGGCGGATCTGGTTCCGGCGCAGCGCAAGGTTTTCATGGATCAGGCCGATCAGTGCGCGCTGTACAGGGTTATAGGCGGCGTGCACAATCCCTCCGACATTGAGGCTGGCAAGCTGGTTGGCGACATCAAGTATGAGCAGTTTCTGCGTGATCCTGACACCAGCGCGCAGATCGAGAGCCTCAAGGTATATTTATCCACGCCGTAACCGCGGCGGGCCGTTTCCGTTGAGGATGAACCCCCCCGGCTGTGCCATTGGCCTGCCGGTTGTTATTACGCTTTACCGGCAAGCCGGGGGTTTCTTTTGGTCCAGCCTTCATTTGGCGGGGTTACACACTCCATTGAGCCATGCCGGCAATCATTATGCCGCGTCGGCCGGCGCCGGGGTTTTGCGAGCGTAATTTAAAAAGAAAACCCCCGGCTTTGCCGGGGGTTTTTGACAATGGCGGGACGCTAGATTTCCGCGGCGGCGATCTTGTCCAGTGAAGACTTGTTGGTGATCACTATTTCCTTTCCGTTGCGCTTTATGATTTTGTTTTTTTCAAACTCCGCCAGTATCCGCACCGCCGTTTCCACGGTCAGGCCCGCCATCTCGGCGAGTTCGCGGCGCTTGACGCCTTTTACCACAAAATTCCTGCCGCTTTCCGGCAGCGAGGTTTTAAGAATAACGTCCGCCATGCGGGTTTTTGCGGGTTTGTAGGCAATGTCGTGGGCGCGGGTGTCGCCTTCGCGCACGTCGCGCGCGAGCGCGCGCATGACCGCGACGGACGCATCGGGATGTTTGCGCAGGAAATCAAGGAATAACGCATTGTCCACCAGCGAGATAACCGTGTCGCCCATCACCTCGCCGCTCGACTGGAAGTTGCCGCCCGCAAAAAACGCGATGTGCCCCACCAGATCGCCCGTATGCTCGATACGAGATATCAGCTGCTGTCCGCTCGCGCTGGTTTTATAAATTTTCACCCGGCCGGTGCATACGATAAACAGGCCCGGGGGCGGTTCGCCTTCGTTGAACAGGTATTCGCCGTCGGCAAAGGCGCAGGACGACC of Elusimicrobiaceae bacterium contains these proteins:
- a CDS encoding phosphatase PAP2 family protein, whose protein sequence is MKKIRNLIIIGALLLTGTWAVCAPVTQLQEAGSASSTIQFPPPPAAGSEEDRADNAAVHKWQDERTEQQCAAANAQAYATYEELFGGLSPFKKPVPENVQSILTHLRKEVNDTNVQIKNRYKRPRPFRMDSTIDPCLGRIGGYSYPSGHAAISRMFGRLLADLVPAQRKVFMDQADQCALYRVIGGVHNPSDIEAGKLVGDIKYEQFLRDPDTSAQIESLKVYLSTP
- a CDS encoding Crp/Fnr family transcriptional regulator codes for the protein MSFTKREVPDCDKCISRSNCIYEHFDRAAQRTWKSLRSSCAFADGEYLFNEGEPPPGLFIVCTGRVKIYKTSASGQQLISRIEHTGDLVGHIAFFAGGNFQSSGEVMGDTVISLVDNALFLDFLRKHPDASVAVMRALARDVREGDTRAHDIAYKPAKTRMADVILKTSLPESGRNFVVKGVKRRELAEMAGLTVETAVRILAEFEKNKIIKRNGKEIVITNKSSLDKIAAAEI